A stretch of the Planctomycetota bacterium genome encodes the following:
- a CDS encoding NAD(+)/NADH kinase — MAPQTTQPADTDAERLDGRRLRVALVVNAGKPDAVDAAPVVREAIESHAELLGRYDTLDDGASLGGVGGAPRADLAIVLGGDGTLLGLGSRAVETGAALLGVNFGKLGFLAEFDLDGFLRHAPRVLSETMPLRDVAALEVEIVRNGEAALRATVLNDVAICNGAPFRMIDLRVEIDGQPGPRVAGDGLIVSTPTGSTAYNAAAGGPILEPTLPAMVMTPIAAHSLSFRPIVVPAASTISIGAERINENDGLGTSAVLDGQRVEPLEPGDVVRVRVAGRPLRLVVNPDMGYWERLISKMRWAERPGSG, encoded by the coding sequence ATGGCCCCGCAGACCACCCAGCCCGCCGATACCGACGCGGAGCGCCTCGACGGACGTCGCCTCCGCGTGGCGTTGGTGGTCAACGCCGGCAAGCCCGACGCGGTGGATGCCGCCCCGGTCGTGCGGGAGGCCATCGAATCCCACGCCGAGCTGCTAGGCCGCTACGACACGCTCGATGACGGCGCGTCGCTCGGTGGCGTCGGTGGTGCGCCGCGTGCCGACCTGGCCATCGTGCTCGGCGGCGACGGCACGCTGCTCGGGCTGGGATCGCGGGCGGTCGAGACGGGCGCGGCCCTGCTCGGCGTGAACTTCGGCAAGCTCGGCTTTCTTGCAGAGTTCGACCTGGATGGGTTCCTCCGCCATGCGCCGCGGGTGCTCAGCGAGACGATGCCGCTCCGCGATGTGGCCGCACTCGAGGTCGAGATCGTCCGCAACGGCGAGGCCGCCCTGCGGGCCACGGTGCTGAATGACGTGGCGATCTGCAACGGGGCGCCCTTCCGCATGATCGACCTGCGGGTCGAGATCGACGGGCAGCCCGGCCCACGCGTGGCGGGCGACGGCCTGATCGTGTCCACGCCCACGGGCAGCACCGCCTACAACGCCGCTGCGGGCGGGCCGATCCTCGAACCCACGCTGCCGGCGATGGTCATGACGCCCATCGCGGCCCACTCGCTGAGCTTCCGGCCCATCGTGGTGCCCGCGGCCAGCACGATCAGCATCGGCGCCGAGCGCATCAACGAGAACGACGGCCTCGGGACGTCGGCGGTGCTCGACGGGCAGCGGGTCGAGCCGCTCGAGCCGGGTGACGTCGTCCGCGTCCGCGTTGCCGGGCGTCCTCTGCGGCTCGTCGTCAACCCGGATATGGGCTACTGGGAGCGGCTGATCTCCAAGATGCGATGGGCCGAGCGGCCGGGCTCGGGCTGA